The genomic DNA AACCGGCAGCCCGGACCGAACGCCCTGGGGGCCGGTACGACGCCGCGGATCTGGTGCAGCCGCTCGGCACCCGACTCCAGCGAGACGACCGAGCCGAGCAGTCCCCGGCTGTAGTGGTGCGCCGGGTCGGTCAGCAGCGCGCGGGTGTCACCGGCCTCGGCGACCTGACCGGCGTACATCACCGCGACCCGGTGGGCGAGGTCGCCGACCAGGGCCAGGTCGTGGGAGACGAGGACCATCGCGAAGCCCAGTTCGTCGCGGAGCCGGACCAGCAGCTCGACGACCTGGGCCTGCACGGTGACGTCGAGGGCGGTGGTCGGCTCGTCGGCGATGAGCAGGCGCGGGCCGCGGGACAGGGCCATCGCGATCAGCACCCGCTGGCGCTGGCCGCCGGACAGCTCGTGCGGGTAGCTGCGCAGGGTGCGCTCGGGGGAGAGGCCGACCAGTTCGAGAAGCTCGGCGGGGGTACGGGTGCCGCCGCGGGAGGTGAGCCACTTCAGCTGGGTGCCGATCAGCACGGAGGGGTTCAGGGACGACATGGCGTCCTGGTAGACCATCGCGATCTCCGGGCCCATCAGCGCCCGGCGCTCCTTCGGCGTCAGCTTCAGCAGGTCGCGGCCCCGGTAGCGGATCTCGCCCTCGGCCTCGGCGTTGCGGGCCAGCAGGCCCATGATCGCGAGGCTGGTGATGGACTTGCCGCAGCCCGACTCGCCGACCAGGCCGAGGGTCTCGCCCTCGCGGACGGTGAAGGAGATGCCGTCGACGACGCGGGTGTCGCCGTAGCGGTCCGGGAAGCGGATGGACAGGTCCCGTACGACGAGCAGGTCGGCGGCGTCCTCGGCGAGCGGCGGCACGGCGGGCTCCATGGCCGCCAGCCGGGTCGCCAGCTCGGCGAGCGCGGCGCTCACCTCGGCCTCCTCGGCCGCCGGCGCGGGTGCGGCGGCGTCGTCGTCGGAGTCGGTGCCGCCGGTGCGGGACTTGTCCGGGGAGGCGGCGGCGTCCGTCATGCCCTCGGAGAGCACGTTCAGCGCCAGCACCGTGACCAGCACGCACAGGCCCGGGAAGAGCGTCGCCCACCAGCCGCCGGACAGCAGGATCTGCCGGCCGTAGGCCAGCACGCTGCCCCAGCTCGGGTCGGGGTCCTGCACACCGGCGCCGATGAAGGACAGGCTCGCCTCGAAGATGATGGAGTCCGCCACCATGACCGTCGCGAACACCAGCACCGGCGCCGCGCAGTTGATCGCGACGTGCCGGGCCACGATGTAGCCGCGGCGGGCGCCGACGACCCGCTCGGCGGCCACGTAGTCCTCGCCGTACTGCTCCAGCACGCCTGCCCGCACCACGCGGGCGAGCGAGGGCGAGTAGACGAACGCGATGGTGAGGATGATGACGGGCACGCTGGGCCCGAAGACCGCGACCAGCACGGCGGCCAGCGCGATCGGCGGGAAGGACATGACGACGTCGAGCGTGCGCATCACCGACTCGTCGGCGAGCCTGCGCGAGGTGGCCGCCAGCGCGCCCAGCGCCGAGCCGAGGACCAGGGCGAGCAGGGTCGCGCCGAGTCCGATGACCAGGGAGTAGCGCGCACCGTGCACGACGCGGGCGAACACGTCGCGCCCGGCCCGGTCGGTGCCGAACCAGTGGTCGGCGCCGGGAGCCCGGGCGGGGACGCCGGTGGCGAGCGGATCCTGGGTGAGCAGCGGGGCGAAGACCGCGCCCAGGACCACCACGAGGAGGACCCCGAGGGCGATCCGGGAGGACAGGGGCAGCCGGCGCAGGCGGGTGCCGGGCCGGGCGAGGTGCCCGGCGAGGGAGCGTGGAGCGAACATCACACCGTCCTGATGCGCGGGTTGACGAGCAGGTAGAGCAGGTCGACGACGACGTTGACCACGAGGAAGGCGATCGCGATGGTGAGCACGGTGCCCTGGACCAGCCCGACGTCGCCTCCGTTGACACCCTCGAGGATCAGCTTGCCCATGCCGGGCAGGTCGAAGATCGCCTCGATCACGACGGCGCCGCTGAGCATGTAGCCGACCTTGACTCCCAGCACGGTCAGCGGGGTGACCAGCGCGTTGCGCAGCACGGACCGGATGATCAGGAATGGCGGCAGGCCGCAGCCCCTGGCGGTGCGCACGTAGTCGCGGTCGAGTTCGGTGACCATCGAGGTGCGGACCAGCCGGGCCAGCGACGAGGCGACCGGCAGGGCGAGGGAGACGGCGGGCAGCGTCATGCTCTCGATCCAGCCGGAGAAGGAGTCGGCCGGGTTGACGTAGCCGCCGGTCGGCAAGAGCGGCGTGTTCAGCGCGAACTGCTGGATGAGCAGGACGCCGATCCAGAACGAGGGCAGGGCGATGCCGGCCATCGACAGCACCCGGAAGACCTGGTCGGGCCAGCGGTCCCGGTGGACGGCGCTGAGGACGCCGAAGACCAGCGCCAGCACGACGGCCAGCGCCAGGCCGAGCAGGGTCAGCTGCAGGGTGAGCGGGAACGCGGTGGCGATCCGGTCGGTGACGGGCTGACTGGGCGACATGGTGACGCCGAGGTCCCCGTGCAGCAGGTCGCCCAGGAAGGCGAAGTAGCGCACGGGCAGCGGGTCGTCGAGCCCGTGCGCCTCGGCGAACGCCGCTCGCGCCTCCGGGCTCGCCGACTCGCCCAGCGCGTTGTACGCGGGGTCGGTCGGCGAGAACTGGAGGACCACGAAGACCAGCAGCGCGATGCCGAGGACCATCACCGGCATCATCGCGACGCGGCGCAGCGCGAGCCGGAGAAATGCAACCATCGTGAGGTTCCTAGCGATTGGGTGTGCGGAGTCAGGCCCGGCCGACGTCGATGAAGGACAGTCCGGTGGTGGGCAGCGGCTCGAACCCGCTCAGTGCTCCCTCCCGCCAGGCGGTGGGCAGCTTGCGGTGCAGGATCGGGTACAGGGCGGCCTCGTCGGCGACCAGGTCGGTGACCTGGCCCCACAGCTCCTTGCGCCTGGCCTCGTCGGCCTCGGCGGCGGCCTTGTCCAGCAGCGACCTGGTCCGCTTGTAGGCGGAGCTGCCCTTCCACCCGTAGCGGTTCTCGGGCCAGAAGCCGTAGTAGAACCAGCGCAGCAGCAGGTCGGCGTCGTTGCCGAAGACGGACGGGTCGCCCGGCGCGGCCAGTGCCTCGAAGTCGCCCTGGTCGATCTTGGCGTACTGCGCGGGGGACTGCTGGATGTCCAGCTCGGCGTCGACACCGACCGCGGCCCAGCTCTCCTTGATGAGCGGCGCGATGTCCTTGACCCAGCCGTTGTCGGTGAGCATCAGCGTGAAGGACAGCTTGCCCACGCCCGCCTCGGCGAGCAGCTTCCTGGCCCTGGCCGGGTCGTGGGCGTAGACGGTGGCGGCCTTGTGGTAGTCCGGGTGCGTGGCCGGGACGTAGCCGGAGGCGGCCTCGGCGTTGCCGAGCAGCGCGGTGGAGATGATCTTCTCGGTGTCCAGCGCGTAGTGCAGCGCCTGGCGCACCCGCTTGTCCCGGAACCGCTTGTCGGCGCAGTTGAACATGAGGAAGAGCAGCCCGAAGGACTGGACCGACTCCACCTTGTCCTTGCCGGTGAAGCCCTCGACGTCGATGTAGGGGACGTCCTCGATGGCCTGCACACGACCGGACTTGAGCGCGCTGACCCGGGCGGACGGGTCGGACATCAACCGCCAGATCATCTTCTTGGCCTTGGCCGGGTGCGGGCCGTTGTACTTGTCGTACGCCTCCATGACGATCTTGTCCTCGCGGACCGCCGACACGAACTTGTACGGGCCCGAGCCCACGGGCCGGGCGTCGAAGGACTTGGCGTCGGCGCCCGCGATCTTCTTCGGCACGATCCGCACCACGGATATGCGGGAGGGGAAGAGCGCGAAGGCGTACTTCAGCTTGAACTCCACCGTCGACCCGTCGACGGCCGTGACCCGGTCGATGAAGGGGACGAACTGCGCCATCAGCGAGGCGTTCGCCTCGTCCAGGACCCGTTCGAAGCTGAACACCACGTCGTCGGCGGTGACCGGCGAGCCGTCGTGGAAGGTCGCGCCCTCGCGCAGGGTGGCCCGGTAGGTGGTCGCGTTGATCTTCTTGGGCATCCCGGTCGCCAGCGCCGGCCGCGCCACGAGGGTGGCGGGGTCGAGGTCGACCAGCCCCTCGAAGATGTGCATGTTGGCCGCGTACGGCGTCGCACCCGAGGTGATCATCGGGTCGAAGCCGGTGGAGAGCGGGTAGGAGAGCCCGGCCTCGATGGTGTCGCCGCCGCTGCCCGAACCGCCGCTGCCGTCTCCGCTGGAGGCCGGGCCCCCGCAGGCCGTCAGGCCCGTGGTGACCGCGGTCGCCACACCGATGGCACTGGTGTATCTCATGAACGTGCGGCGATCGACGCCGGCTGCACTGCGCGCGGACAAGGAGTCCTCCAGGCGGGAGATGAGGGTCGAGCAAGGTGGAGGAGGCGAGTGTGGGGTCGGCGCCTCACCGACAGTGCGTCAGACGTCTGATGTCTGATGCTTGATAACGTGGGAACGTAGCCGGGCAAGTGAGAGGGGTCAAGAGGTGGCGGTGGGGCAAAGGGCGATTCGGCGGAGAGAGCCGGAGCCCAAGACGGCACGACAACCGTTGCGGCAGGAGGTCGTCGACGGCATCAAGGCCTACATCCTGCGCAACGACCTGCGACCGGGGGATCCGCTGCCGACCGAGCCCGCCCTGTGCGAGGCGCTCGGCGCGAGCCGGTCCAGTGTGCGGGAGGCGATCAGGATCCTCACCGCGCTCGACATCGTCGAGGTGCGGCACGGGCACGGCACCTACGTCGGCAGGCTGAGCCTGTCCGCCCTGGTGGAGAGCCTGACCTTCCGCGGCCTGCTCAGCCCCGACGACGACTTCCAGGTGATGAGCGACCTCATCGAGGTCCGGGAGCTGTTCGAGCGGGGCATGGCCGAACGGCTGGTCTCCTCGCTGGACGAGGAGCAGATCGACCGGCTCGAGGCCCACGTGGACGAGATGCGCAGGGCCGGCGCGGGGGAGGGGCACGGGTTCGTCGAGGCGGACCGGGCCTTCCACACCCTGCTCCTGGCTCCGCTCGGCAACGACCTCATCGGCCAGCTCTCCGCGGCCTTCTGGGACGTCTACGTCATCGTCGCGCCGCATCTCGACGTGTTCACCCGCGAGCACGAGGCGGCCACCATCGCCAACCACCAGCGCATCGTGAACGCCGTGCGCGACCGTGACCCGGTCGAGTTCGCGGCGGCCCTCGCCGAGCACTACGCGCCGGTGCGCCTGCGGATCGAGGAGGCCCGCGCCCGGCGCTGACCGGGTCGCACGGACGGCGAAGGCGCCCCCGCCGGGGGCGCCTTTCCCATGCCCGGCGTCCAGCGGCCCGGCGCGCGGCCGGAGCGCCGGGCACTTGACGGTCGTCTTCGGGATCTCTAATGTCCTCGATCAGCAGACATCAGACGTCTGCTGATCGAGAGTGAACCGCTCTCCTCGCCGGGGCCGGTCCGGCCGGTCCCTCCCGTTCCTCCGCCGCTGCGCCGCGCGCACGCCTCACCCACCGGGGCCCCTCCATGCCACTGACGGACCTCACCCTCGCCCAGTGCCTGGCACTGCGGCCCAACCTCGACGAGCCCACCGACCTCGACGCCTTCTGGGAACAGACCCTCCGCGAGGCCCGAAACGCCGGCGGCACACCCGGCTTCACCCCGGTGGACACCGGCCTGACCGAGGTGACGACCTACGACGTCACGGTGCCGGGGTTCGCCGGCGAGCCCGTCCGGGGCTGGCTGCACCTGCCCGCCCGCGGGAGCGGACCGCTCGGCTGCGTGGTGGAGTTCCTCGGCTACGGGCGCGGTCGCGGCCTGTCGCACGAGCAGGTGCTCTGGGCCAACGCCGGTTACGCCCACCTCATCATGGACACGCGCGGCCAGGGCTGGTCCACCGCCGGCGGCGACACCCCCGACACCGCCGCCCTGAACGGCACCGTCCCCGGGTTCCTCACCCGTGGCGTCGAGAGCCCCCACGACCACTACTACCGGCGGGTGTTCACCGACGCCGTGCGTTTCGTGGAGACCGCCCGCGCCCACTCCGCCGTGGACCCGGACAAGGTCGTCGTCACCGGCGTCAGCCAGGGCGGCGGCATCGCCCTCGCGGTGGCCGGCCTCGTACCGGGCCTGGCCGGCGTGATGCCCGACGTCCCCTTCCTCTGCGACATCCGGCGCGGCGCCACGATCGCGGCCCGGCCGCCCTACACCGAGGTCGCCGAGTACCTGCGCCTGCACCGCGACCGCACCGAGGCCGTCTTCACCACCCTGTCCTACGTCGACGCCGCCCTGCTGGCCGCCCGTGCCACGGCCCCGTCGCTCTTCTCCATCGCGATGATGGACGACATCTGCCCGCCCTCGACGGGCTTCGCGGCCTACCACCGCTACGGCGGCCCCAAGGACCTGCGCGTCTACGAGTTCAACGGCCACGAGGGCGGCGGCGGCCACCACCGCCGCGAGCAACTCGCCTGGGTTCGCGAACTGCTGACCGCACCCCGCCCCGACGCCCGTACCACCCCGACCGCACTGCACGACCCCCAACTCGCCTGATCCCTCACCCGAGAGAGGCCTGTTCATGCAGCGAAGAGTCACCCTGGCCATCGGCACCGCCGCCCTGGTCGTCCTGGGCACCACCGTCCCCGCCGCCCACGGCGCCGACTCCCCGCGCAGGGCCGCCGCGGCCGCCGGGACCCTCACCTCGCAGGACCTCGCCACCGCGGGCACCGGCTCCCCCTACTACCGCATCCCCGCCCTGACCCGGACCACCAAGGGCACGCTGCTCGCCGCCTACGACGCCCGCCCCACCCTCGGCGACCTGCCCGGCAACATCGGCGTCGTCCTCAGGCGCAGCACCGACGGCGGGGCCACCTGGCAGGCCCAGCAGGTGGTGCGCAAGGACGCCGCCCCCAAGGGCTACGGCGACCCCAGCCTCCTCGTCGACCGCGAGACCGGCCGCGTCTTCGTCTTCTACGCGGCCTCCGTGAACCAGGGCTTCTTCGGCTCCGCCACCGGCAACGACGAGAGCGACCCGGACGTCCTCCAGGCCGACTACAGCTACTCCGACGACGACGGCCTCACCTGGAGGCACGAGCGGATCACCGCCGACATCAAGGACCCGGCCTGGGCCGGCATGTTCGCCGCCTCCGGCGAGGGCATCCAGCTGCGCCACGGCGCCCACAAGGGCCGCCTGATCCAGCAGTACGCCATCCGCAAGGACGGCGCCAACTACGCCGTCAGTGCCTACAGCGACGACCACGGCGCCACCTGGAAGATGGGCACCCCCGTCGGCCCCGGCGGCGACGAGAACAAGACCGTCGAGCTGTCCGACGGCCGCGTCATGCTCAACAACCGCTCCAGGCCCTATCGGACGGTCGCGTACTCCACCGACGGCGGCGTCACCTACAGCTCCTTCCAGCAGGACGCCGAGCTGCCGGATCCGGCCAACAACGGCTCCGTCACGCGTTTCGCGCCGAACGTGGCCGCCTCGCACCCGAGGGCCTCGTGGCTGATGTTCAGCAACACCGCGACGACCGGCAGCCGCAGCAACCTCACCGTCCGTCTCTCCTGCGACAACGGGCAGAACTGGCCGGTGCGCAGGACCGTCGAGTCCGGAGCGGCCGCCTACTCGACGCTCACCCCGCTCGGCGACGGCACCGGACCCAACCCGGGCATGGGGCTGCTGTGGGAACGGGGCAACGTCGACCACATCTCCTACTCCTCCTTCGACCTGAAGTGGCTCGGCGGAGTCTGCGCGCCGGTCACCGTCACCTCGCCCTCCTCGCTGCCCGCGGGGCGTACCACCACCGTCACCGTCCGCGTGGTCAGCCAGAACGACGTGTCCCTCCCCGCCGGCACCGTCTCCCTCGACCTGCCGGAAGGCTGGAGCGCCCCCGAGGCCGTCGTGCCCGCACTCGACCCCGGCCAGGGCGCGAACATGAAGATCCCCGTCACGGTCCCCGCGAACGCCGCCGCGGGTGACGCCAGGACGACCGCCGTCTACGAAGTCCGCGGCTCGCAGCACTCCTACGGCGACAAGACGTTCACCGTCACCGAGCCCTGACCGGCCAGGAGCCGCCGGGCGCCGGTGTCCAGGCGCCCGGCGGCCCCGTACCACCCGTTCCGCCATCCGCACAGCCCAGGAGAAACACCATGTCCTCGTCCCAGCCCCTGAGCGGCGTCGTGCCGCCCGTCTGCACTCCCCTGGACGGGTCGGGCGAGGTCGACACCGCCTCGCTCGCCCGGCTCGTCGAGCATCTCGTCGGCGGGGGAGTGCACGGGCTGTTCGCCCTGGGCTCCAGCAGTGAGGTCGCCTTCCTCACCGACCGGCAGCGGGCCGTCGCCCTCGACACGGTCGTCGAGGCGGTCGCGGGCCGCGTCCCGGTCCTCGCCGGGGTCATCGACATGACCACCCCCCGGGTGCTCGTCCACGCCGAGGCCGCCCGCGAGTCCGGCGCCGACGCCCTGGTGGCAACCGCCCCCTTCTACGCCCGCACCCACCCGCGCGAGATCGCCGCCCACTTCCGCGCGATCCGCTCCGCCGTAGACCTGCCGCTGTACGCCTACGACCTCCCCGTCTCGGTGCACAGCAAGCTCTCCACCGCCCTGGTGCGCGAACTCGCCGAGGACGGCACGCTGGCCGGGCTCAAGGACAGCAGCGGCGACGAGGGCGGCCTGCGTCGGCTCGTCGTCGAACTGGGCGGACGCCACGGCCGCGCCGACGGTCCCGCCCCCTCCTTCAGCATCCTCACCGGCTCCGAACTCACCGTGGACGCCGCCCTGCTGGCCGGTGCCGACGGCGTCGTACCCGGACTCGGCAACGTCGACCCCGCCGGTTACGTCCGCCTCTACGACGCCGTGCGCGGCGGCGACCTGGACGGTGCGGCCAAGGAACAGGAGCGGCTCGTCGAGCTGTTCGGCCTGGTCGACGCGGGCCCGGAGAGCGAGATGGGCCGCAACTCCTCGGCCATCGGCGCCTTCAAGCACGCGCTGCGACTGCTCGGGGTGTTCACCCACGGCACCACCGCCGCCCCCCAGATCCAGCTGGGCGAGGCCTCGGTCGCCCGCGTCGAACGGCACCTGCGCGGCGCCGGCCTGCTGCCGGTCCGATGACCGCACGGCACCCCGACGCACCGGTGATCGGCCTCGACCTGGGCGGCACCAAGATCGCTGCCGCCCTGGTCGGGTCCGACGGCACCGTTCTGGCCCGGCACACCCTGCCCACCCCGGCGACCCGGGGCGCCGAGGAGGTCCTGGACGCGCTGGCCGGGGCCGCCCGCGAGGTGTGGGCGCCCGGCACCACCGCGATCGGCGTCGCCGCGGCCGGCGTGATCGACCCCGCCACCGGGACCGTCACCAGCGCCACCGACACGATCCGCGGCTGGGCCGGCACCGTCCTCGCCGCCGGTCTCGCCGGCCGTACCGGACTCCCCGTGGCCTGCGACAACGACGTACGCGCCGCCGCCGCGACGGAACTGGACGGCCCGGACGACGACGGCACCCTGCTGTACGCCGCCGTCGGCACCGGAGTCGGCGGGGCCGTCGCCGCCGCGGGACGCATGCTGCACGGAGCCGCCGGAATCGCCGGACACCTGGGGCACCTGCCCAGCCCGGAGGCCGACGGGCTGCCCTGCACCTGCGGAGCCACCGGCCACCTGGAGGCGATCGCGGCGGGCCCCGCCATCACCGCCCACTGCGCCCGGCTCGGCGGAGAACCGGCCGACCGCCTCCAGACCGTCGCCGACCGCGCCGCCCTGGGCGACCCGCACGCCGCGGCGGCCATCACGCTCGGCGCCCGCGCCACCGGCCGGGCCCTCGGCGGCCTCGCCAACGCGCTCGGCCCGCACCGCGTCGTCGTCGCCGGCGGCGTGCCCCGCATCGGCGCCCTGTACTGGGACGCCCTGTGCGCGGCCTTCGCCGCGGAACTCATGCCCCCGCTGCGCGGCCTGCGCCCGCGCCCGCCGCGGAGCGGCGCCGACGCCGCGGCCCTCGGGGCGGCCGCCCTGACCCGCACCCTGCCCCTGCACCACCCCCACACCACCGGAGCACCGTCATGACCCCGTCCCCGACCGAGCCCGCCGCCCTGGCCGACCGGTTGAAGGGCCGCCTGATCGTGTCCTGCCAGGCACCCCCCGGCGATCCGATGCGCCACACCGGCACCCTGGTCCGCATGACCCTGGCGGCGCGTTCCGGCGGCGCCGCGGCCGTACGCGTCAACGACCCGGAGGTCGTCGCGGCCACCGTCGCGGCCGCCGGCCTCCCGGTGATCGGCCTGTGGAAGGACGGCGACAGCGGCGTCTTCATCACCCCGACCGTGCGCCACGCGCTGGCCCTGGTCGAGGCGGGGGCCGCGGTCGTCGCCGCCGACGCCACCGCGCGTCCGCGGCCCGACGGCAGCACCTTCGCCGAGCTGGTCGAGGCCGTCCACGCGGCGGGCGCCCTGGTCATGGCCGACGTGTCGACGCCGGGCGAGGGGCGCGCGGCAGCCGGCCAGGGGGCGGACTTCATCGGCACCACGCTGTCCGGCTACGTGCCGGGCTCACCGGTGCAGGACGCCCCCGACCTGGCCCTCGTGACCGACCTCGCCGGCGCGCTCGACACCCCGGTGATCGCCGAGGGCCGTATCGCCACGCCCGAGCAGGCCGCCCGGGCGCTCGCCGCCGGTGCGCACAGCGTCGTCGTCGGCACCGCCATCACCGCGCCGACCGCGCTGACCCGGCTCTTCGCGGACGCCCTGGCCCCCGGACCGGATCCGTCCGGGGACCGGACCTGACGCGGCCTGATCAGACCGCCGGAGCCGGGTACGTCGGGTACTCCACCCCGGAGACGTGCTGCACGACGCGGACGACCTGGCAGGAGTAGCCGAACTCGTTGTCGTACCAGAGGTAGAGGATCGCGTTGTCGCCCTCGACCTTCAGCGCGCCCGCGTCCACGATCGAGGCGTGGCGCGAGCCGATGAAGTCGCTGGAGACGGCGTCGGGCGCGCCGATGAAGTCGATCTGGCGCTTGAGCGGCGAGGTCAGCGACACCTCGCGCAGGTGGTCCAGGACCTCTTCGCGGCTCGCCTCGCGGGCCAGCTGCAGGTTGAGGATCGCGATCGACACGTCCGGCACCGGCACCCGGATCGAGCTGCCGGTGATCCGCGCCTTCAGGTCGGGCAGCGCCTTGGCGACCGCGGAGGCGGCGCCGGTCTCCGTGATGACCATGTTCAGGGGCGCGCTGCGGCCGCGGCGTTCCGACTTGTGGTAATTGTCCAGCAGGTTCTGGTCGTTGGTGAAGGAGTGCACCGTCTCCACGTGACCGCGCAGCACGCCGTACTCGTCCTCCATCGCCTTCAGCGGCGGGACGATGGCGTTCGTGGTGCAGGACGCGCAGGACAGGATCCGCTCGTCCGGCTTGATGGTGTCGTGGTTGACGCCGTGCACGATGTTCGGGACGTCGCCCTTGCCCGGCGCGGTCAGCACGACCTTGTCGATGCCCGGACGCAGGTGCTTCGACAGGCCCTCGCGGTCGCGCCACTTGCCCGTGTTGTCGATGAGGATGGCGTCCTTGATGCCGTACGCCGTGTAGTCGACCTGCGTCGGGTCGTCCGCGTAGATCACCTTGATGGCGTTGCCGTTGGCGAGGATCGTGCGGTTGTCCTCGTCGACGGTGATCGTGCCCTGGAACTGGCCGTGCACGGAGTCGCGGCGCAGCAGCGAGGCGCGCTTGACGATGTCCTCGGCGGCCCGCTCCCCACCCCCGCGGACGACGATGGCGCGCAGCCGGAGCCCGTTGCCCGACCCGGCCTTCTCGATCAGCAGCCGGGCGACGAGCCGGCCGATGCGGCCGAAGCCGTACAGGACGACGTCGCGCCCCTCGCGCCGGTCGATCTTGTTGGCGCCGGTCGCCCCGGCGACGGCCTCGGCCGTGAACTCCTCGACCGACAGACCCCGGTCGTCGGTCCGGTAGGTCGCGGCGAGCATGCCGATGTCGATCTGCGAGGGACCGAGGTCCAGCGCGGTGAGCGCGCGCAGGAAGGGCATCGTCTCGGTGACCGACAGCTCCGCCCCGGCGATCTGGCGGGCGAAGCGGTGGGTCTTGAGGATGCTGACCACCGACTTGTTCACCAGGGAACGGCTGTGCAGCAGGATCGTGACGTCCTGCTCCCGGTGCAGCTTCCCGATCATCGGGATCATCGATTCCGCGGTCTCTTCGCGGTGCTTCCAGTTGGTGAACGAGTCGTCGTTGACAGTCACGTATCTATCTTTCGAGCTAGGCGGCGCTCATATGCTAACCCGACCGGGCTGGTGATCGATCAAGTGGGCCCCTCGCCGATCAGATGAGTGCGGGATCGCGTGTGCGTGGCTCGAACAGGGTTGTGCCGTGGGTGACCGGGTACGCGAGGCTGGACCGCGTCCGCGCCGATCGTCCGTGCGGGCCGCAATGCCGCCGCTACCAGGGAAACTGCCATGGAGACACCCGCGAACGACCACCCCGTGACACCCGCGCAGCGGGCACTGGACGCACTCGCCGAGGCCGCCGCGACCACCGAGTCCGCCGACAACACCGCGGCGCTCGACACGCTCGCGAGCAGCGACGTCCTGGTGCCGGTGCCCGACGACGCGAACGACCAGGACGCCGCCGACCCCGGCATGCTGGCGCTGCCGGTCCTGGAACAGCAGGGCGGCGGCCAGGTCGTGCCCGTGTTCACCTCGGAGCTGGAGATGGCCGACCTGCTGCCGTACGTCTCCCGCTACCGCATGGTGCCGCTGGGCGCCCTCGCCGCGCAGTGGCCCGCCGACGACCTGTCACTGTCCATCGACGCCGGCTCGGAGCACCGCCTCACCCTCACCTCGGACGGCGTGCGCACCCTGCTTGCCCGTCCCTGAGGCCGGGGCCGGAGGGCCCGCGTCCCGGGTCAGGGGCGGGGGCCCTCGTCGTCGTCGCCGAGCGCGCGGGCCAGCGCGGCCCGCTGCAGCGGCAGTATCTCGGCGTGCAGCTCCCGGCCCCTGGAGGTCAGCGTGACGTACACGCCGCGCCGGTCCTCCGCGCACATGGAGCGCCGCACCAGCCCGTCCTTCTCCAGCCGGGCGACGAGCCGGGACAGCGCGCTCTGACTGAGGTGGACCCGGTCGACCAGGTTCTGCACCCGGCACCGGCCGCCGTCGTCGGGCGCCTCGGCCATGAGGAGGTCGAGCACCTCGAAGTCGCTCGCGCCCAGGCCGTGCGGGTGCAGTGCCCGGTCGATCTCGCACATCGTGCGTGCGTGCACCGACAGGATGTCCCGCCACCGCTCCTCGAGCCGCGCACCGGCCGTCCTGGCTCCCATGACTGAACGGTAGCACCGGTACCGATATTGGTTGAATGTGCAAATGGCCCGGTTGGCGGACAGCTGGGCGCCGGCTGCGGGAAGGTGGCGGGACACGGTACGGGCGGGCCCGCAGGGAGGGAGGGCGAGATGCCGAGGACCCCCGTGCACGGCACGCGCCTCGACATCCTGGAGTGGCTGAAGGACCCGGCCGCGCACTTCCCGTCGCAGCGTCACGTCGACCCCGCGGAGCACGGCGTCCACGCGGGCGCCGTCGCCGCCAGGCTCGGCGTTTCCCGCCGGGCGGCCGAGACCCACCTCGGGCTCCTCACCCGACTCGGCCTGCTGCGCGCCAGCCGGATCGGCCGCCGCACCTACTACCGGCGCGACGAGGTGCGGATCGCCGAGGTGGCCCGGATGTTCGAGAAGGGATGGTAGTCGCGGAGGC from Streptomyces sp. CB09001 includes the following:
- a CDS encoding exo-alpha-sialidase → MQRRVTLAIGTAALVVLGTTVPAAHGADSPRRAAAAAGTLTSQDLATAGTGSPYYRIPALTRTTKGTLLAAYDARPTLGDLPGNIGVVLRRSTDGGATWQAQQVVRKDAAPKGYGDPSLLVDRETGRVFVFYAASVNQGFFGSATGNDESDPDVLQADYSYSDDDGLTWRHERITADIKDPAWAGMFAASGEGIQLRHGAHKGRLIQQYAIRKDGANYAVSAYSDDHGATWKMGTPVGPGGDENKTVELSDGRVMLNNRSRPYRTVAYSTDGGVTYSSFQQDAELPDPANNGSVTRFAPNVAASHPRASWLMFSNTATTGSRSNLTVRLSCDNGQNWPVRRTVESGAAAYSTLTPLGDGTGPNPGMGLLWERGNVDHISYSSFDLKWLGGVCAPVTVTSPSSLPAGRTTTVTVRVVSQNDVSLPAGTVSLDLPEGWSAPEAVVPALDPGQGANMKIPVTVPANAAAGDARTTAVYEVRGSQHSYGDKTFTVTEP
- a CDS encoding dihydrodipicolinate synthase family protein encodes the protein MSSSQPLSGVVPPVCTPLDGSGEVDTASLARLVEHLVGGGVHGLFALGSSSEVAFLTDRQRAVALDTVVEAVAGRVPVLAGVIDMTTPRVLVHAEAARESGADALVATAPFYARTHPREIAAHFRAIRSAVDLPLYAYDLPVSVHSKLSTALVRELAEDGTLAGLKDSSGDEGGLRRLVVELGGRHGRADGPAPSFSILTGSELTVDAALLAGADGVVPGLGNVDPAGYVRLYDAVRGGDLDGAAKEQERLVELFGLVDAGPESEMGRNSSAIGAFKHALRLLGVFTHGTTAAPQIQLGEASVARVERHLRGAGLLPVR
- a CDS encoding ROK family protein, whose product is MTARHPDAPVIGLDLGGTKIAAALVGSDGTVLARHTLPTPATRGAEEVLDALAGAAREVWAPGTTAIGVAAAGVIDPATGTVTSATDTIRGWAGTVLAAGLAGRTGLPVACDNDVRAAAATELDGPDDDGTLLYAAVGTGVGGAVAAAGRMLHGAAGIAGHLGHLPSPEADGLPCTCGATGHLEAIAAGPAITAHCARLGGEPADRLQTVADRAALGDPHAAAAITLGARATGRALGGLANALGPHRVVVAGGVPRIGALYWDALCAAFAAELMPPLRGLRPRPPRSGADAAALGAAALTRTLPLHHPHTTGAPS
- a CDS encoding putative N-acetylmannosamine-6-phosphate 2-epimerase, coding for MTPSPTEPAALADRLKGRLIVSCQAPPGDPMRHTGTLVRMTLAARSGGAAAVRVNDPEVVAATVAAAGLPVIGLWKDGDSGVFITPTVRHALALVEAGAAVVAADATARPRPDGSTFAELVEAVHAAGALVMADVSTPGEGRAAAGQGADFIGTTLSGYVPGSPVQDAPDLALVTDLAGALDTPVIAEGRIATPEQAARALAAGAHSVVVGTAITAPTALTRLFADALAPGPDPSGDRT
- a CDS encoding glyceraldehyde-3-phosphate dehydrogenase, which translates into the protein MTVNDDSFTNWKHREETAESMIPMIGKLHREQDVTILLHSRSLVNKSVVSILKTHRFARQIAGAELSVTETMPFLRALTALDLGPSQIDIGMLAATYRTDDRGLSVEEFTAEAVAGATGANKIDRREGRDVVLYGFGRIGRLVARLLIEKAGSGNGLRLRAIVVRGGGERAAEDIVKRASLLRRDSVHGQFQGTITVDEDNRTILANGNAIKVIYADDPTQVDYTAYGIKDAILIDNTGKWRDREGLSKHLRPGIDKVVLTAPGKGDVPNIVHGVNHDTIKPDERILSCASCTTNAIVPPLKAMEDEYGVLRGHVETVHSFTNDQNLLDNYHKSERRGRSAPLNMVITETGAASAVAKALPDLKARITGSSIRVPVPDVSIAILNLQLAREASREEVLDHLREVSLTSPLKRQIDFIGAPDAVSSDFIGSRHASIVDAGALKVEGDNAILYLWYDNEFGYSCQVVRVVQHVSGVEYPTYPAPAV
- a CDS encoding SseB family protein; the protein is METPANDHPVTPAQRALDALAEAAATTESADNTAALDTLASSDVLVPVPDDANDQDAADPGMLALPVLEQQGGGQVVPVFTSELEMADLLPYVSRYRMVPLGALAAQWPADDLSLSIDAGSEHRLTLTSDGVRTLLARP